From a region of the Romeriopsis navalis LEGE 11480 genome:
- a CDS encoding glycosyltransferase family 4 protein translates to MRIALFTETFLPKVDGIVTRLKHTVEHLQRQGHQVQVFCPDYGLTEYQDASIYGISAFPLPLYPELKMALPRPSIGVELRRFKPDIVHVVNPAVVGLSGVYYAKRYGVPLMASYHTHLPEYLKHYGLGALEPLMWNLIKNVHNRAKLNLCTSSVMVQALESHGIERVDLWQRGVDTETFRPDLASREMRDRLSQGQPDAPLLLYVGRLSAEKEIERIKPVLASIPDARLALVGNGPNREALEAHFADTKTHFVGYLHGEELGAAYASADAFVFPSRTETLGLVLLEAMAAGCPVVAANSGGIPDIVTDGINGFMFDPADETGAIVATRKLLANPASREMLRRSARGEAERWGWSAATQQLVGFYAQVIGDVAIAA, encoded by the coding sequence ATGCGAATTGCGCTTTTTACGGAAACGTTTTTGCCGAAGGTTGATGGCATTGTCACTCGGTTGAAGCATACGGTAGAACATCTGCAACGTCAGGGCCATCAGGTGCAGGTGTTTTGCCCTGACTATGGTCTGACAGAATATCAAGATGCGTCAATCTATGGCATTTCGGCATTTCCCTTGCCGTTATACCCAGAATTGAAAATGGCGTTGCCACGACCGTCAATTGGTGTGGAGCTCCGGCGGTTTAAACCAGATATTGTTCATGTAGTAAATCCGGCGGTTGTGGGTCTTTCTGGCGTTTACTATGCCAAGCGCTATGGCGTGCCCTTAATGGCGTCCTACCATACGCACTTGCCAGAGTATTTGAAGCATTATGGTTTGGGCGCACTTGAGCCGCTCATGTGGAACTTAATTAAAAATGTCCATAACCGGGCCAAGCTGAATCTTTGTACTTCATCGGTAATGGTGCAAGCCTTAGAATCTCACGGGATTGAGCGGGTAGATTTATGGCAGCGAGGGGTTGATACCGAAACCTTTCGCCCGGATTTGGCCAGCCGCGAAATGCGCGATCGCCTTTCCCAGGGGCAGCCGGATGCGCCACTGCTGCTCTACGTGGGGCGGTTGTCGGCGGAGAAAGAAATTGAGCGGATTAAGCCGGTATTGGCGTCGATCCCGGATGCACGGTTAGCGTTGGTCGGTAATGGTCCGAACCGGGAAGCCTTGGAAGCCCACTTTGCCGATACGAAGACGCATTTTGTTGGGTATTTGCATGGTGAAGAACTTGGCGCGGCCTATGCTTCGGCCGATGCCTTTGTCTTTCCGTCGCGCACGGAGACGTTGGGTTTGGTGCTACTGGAAGCCATGGCGGCGGGCTGCCCAGTCGTGGCGGCCAATTCGGGGGGGATTCCCGACATTGTCACCGATGGCATCAATGGATTTATGTTTGACCCAGCGGATGAGACCGGCGCGATCGTGGCCACCCGGAAGCTATTGGCGAATCCGGCGTCACGGGAGATGCTGCGGCGCAGTGCCCGTGGGGAAGCCGAACGGTGGGGATGGTCGGCGGCGACCCAGCAACTGGTTGGATTTTATGCCCAAGTGATTGGAGACGTAGCGATCGCTGCTTAA
- a CDS encoding NAD-dependent epimerase/dehydratase family protein, which yields MRVLVIGGDGYCGWATALYLSNRGHDVAILDSLVRRHWDAQLQVNTLTPIAPIQQRLQRWHDLTGKTIDLFIGDICDYSFLINSLQQFKPDAIVHFGEQRSAPFSMIDREHAVLTQSNNVIGNLNILYAIKEELPDCHLVKLGTMGEYGTPNIDIEEGYITIEHNGRKDTLPYPKQPGSFYHLSKVHDSHNIQFACKVWGLRATDLNQGIVYGVLTEETGMDELLINRLDYDGVFGTALNRFCIQAAIGHPLTVYGAGGQTRGLLDIRDTVRCIEIAVNNPAEAGEFRVFNQFTELFSIADLAHKVKEAGAAIGLKVEINSIDNPRVELEEHYFNAKNTKLIDLGLQPHYLSDSLLDSLLNFATKYKGRVDANEILPKVKWK from the coding sequence ATGAGAGTCCTTGTTATTGGTGGCGATGGTTATTGTGGCTGGGCGACTGCGCTCTATCTTTCAAATCGAGGCCATGACGTGGCCATCCTTGATAGTTTGGTGCGGCGACACTGGGATGCCCAACTGCAAGTTAATACGCTGACGCCGATCGCGCCGATTCAGCAGCGTTTGCAGCGCTGGCACGACCTCACCGGAAAAACGATCGATCTCTTCATTGGGGATATCTGCGATTACAGTTTTTTAATTAATTCTTTGCAGCAATTTAAGCCGGACGCCATTGTTCACTTTGGTGAGCAGCGCTCCGCGCCGTTTTCGATGATCGATCGCGAACATGCGGTCTTGACGCAGAGCAATAACGTCATCGGCAACTTAAATATTCTCTACGCCATTAAGGAAGAGTTGCCGGATTGTCATCTGGTGAAGCTTGGCACCATGGGCGAATATGGGACGCCAAACATTGATATTGAAGAAGGCTACATCACGATCGAGCACAATGGCCGTAAAGATACGCTGCCCTATCCGAAGCAGCCGGGTTCTTTCTACCATTTGAGTAAGGTGCATGACTCGCATAATATTCAATTCGCTTGTAAGGTCTGGGGCTTGCGGGCAACGGATCTGAACCAAGGCATTGTCTATGGTGTCTTGACCGAAGAAACCGGTATGGATGAGCTGTTGATTAACCGGCTGGACTATGACGGTGTATTCGGTACAGCCTTGAATCGATTCTGTATTCAGGCAGCGATTGGACATCCTTTGACGGTCTATGGTGCGGGTGGTCAGACGCGGGGCTTATTGGATATTCGTGACACTGTTCGGTGTATTGAAATTGCGGTGAATAACCCCGCTGAGGCTGGAGAATTCCGGGTGTTCAACCAGTTTACGGAATTGTTTAGCATCGCGGATTTGGCGCATAAGGTCAAAGAAGCCGGTGCGGCGATCGGGTTAAAAGTCGAAATCAATAGCATTGATAACCCTCGGGTTGAACTAGAGGAGCACTACTTCAATGCGAAAAATACGAAGTTGATTGACTTGGGGCTGCAGCCGCATTACCTTTCCGATTCGCTACTGGATTCATTGTTAAATTTTGCCACCAAGTACAAAGGTCGCGTTGATGCAAATGAAATCCTGCCGAAGGTGAAGTGGAAGTAG